The following are encoded in a window of Glandiceps talaboti chromosome 5, keGlaTala1.1, whole genome shotgun sequence genomic DNA:
- the LOC144435561 gene encoding NTPase KAP family P-loop domain-containing protein 1-like — protein sequence MMAEESILPHERERYCRTNGSVFTLNSIERQLGEFHLQYSSKRGRYERGDKSNEFPNVEGWEAGAFYHKGIDVNRNVEQNGHVPGSTNEVTSLIAWKFDFGAYRVNTGKIKCLTHPSLKWRLFTRKDGDGYPWQSEITGTHHLTDVRGTSFLILTAIFPNHLPNQDLPDVLKEGYNACHLFKISVNLERHQQQVDKGNDLSAAAMSNDVDRIDGILQAEYRQDDLKAWNSEGDTALHVAFKCRSNDMGIHLIQKYPELKHIENKHNEKPWTYASKKMKRLVENYQYEDTEDEHKQYNEKRCVGYDLRNDRDIGKDAIGHDTYAKGLANALFSPRLPTPLTVGIFGPWGSGKTFLLKRLKQTMRGMARGYRISRAKLWSEFKLLLRIIFFLPPPPTMHYDTNEMDFVFVNFEAWQFAGCDKLWAGIVTNLVSRVERYAGYWKTRFFRIVVKQRELTWRKTKDKDKKLKPRKTIGIPNFAWAVFILIILIVGIVLAVLIGTGELIISDSSANATNSTTGEDEGALKKGLVAIEGAIATVLGGAVIINIKNVGNGVMTFSRSQKSKIEGMVNKPDIQGKLGFMAGVKKEVLIAARLISWISRYREVPIRIVISVDDLDRVDRKKAVEVIEAITVLLSDENSPFICILAVDPRIISEAIEDSLGNISKNAYVTGQEYLKKFIQVTFCIPPMTTRSKQKFLEHLKVEARTRLADENLSDDNDDDDDDDDDNSDGEKTKGKSSQKSSDRDVRPFTCWSGNKSEDLTEVIVDCDMYMEDLLKEFRDLSILHYMQGNPRTIKRIFNLLCLTAHMVKVSGGPKFLPRDMVLWTVLVDQWPYRTNQMIHCIEDNIQRQELGIQAEKITQSLKLKEVLKLVKDRLQKPKDWQMLMALDKDPEMLVRFLSTEMKHFEVRDALQIVRHTPHLDRSIMFSIAHAEAIHTCT from the exons ATGATGGCAGAGGAATCCATTCTACCGCATGAAAGGGAG CGATATTGTCGGACAAATGGGTCTGTTTTCACTCTCAACTCAATAGAACGTCAGCTGGGTGAATTTCATTTACAATACTCATCTAAACGTGGTCGATATGAACGAGGAGATAAAAGTAACGAATTCCCAAATGTAGAGGGATGGGAAGCAGGTGCATTCTACCATAAAGGTATTGACGTCAACAGAAACGTTGAACAG AATGGTCACGTGCCTGGATCGACGAATGAGGTCACATCTTTAATTGCGTGGAAGTTTGACTTTGGAGCTTATCGAGTGAATACTGGAAAAATTAAATGCTTAACTCATCCTTCACTGAAGTGGAGATTATTTACAAGGAAAGATGGTGATGGCTATCCCTGGCAGTCAGAAATTACAG GTACACACCATTTAACTGATGTACGTGGTACAtcatttctcattttgactgcaATATTTCCAAACCACCTACCAAATCAGGACTTACCAGACGTATTGAAGGAGGGCTACAATGCATGCCATCTCTTTAAAATTAGTGTTAACCTTGAACGTCATCAACAGCAAGTCGATAAA GGCAATGACTTGTCAGCAGCCGCCATGAGTAATGATGTTGACCGAATTGATGGTATTCTTCAAGCTGAGTATCGCCAAGATGACTTGAAAGCTTGGAATTCAGAGGGA GATACTGCTCTGCATGTGGCTTTCAAATGTCGTTCGAATGATATGGGTATTCATCTGATCCAGAAATACCCTGAACTAAAACATATCGAAAACAAACATAATGAAAAACCTTGGACCTATGCAAGTAAGAAAATGAAACGTTTGGTTGAAAACTACCAATATGAAGATACAGAAGATGAACATAAGCAAT ATAATGAAAAACGCTGTGTTGGATATGACCTTCGCAATGACCGTGACATTGGAAAGGACGCAATAGGACACGATACCTATGCAAAGGGGCTGGCAAATGCTTTGTTTAGTCCACGATTACCTACCCCTCTCACTGTGGGTATATTTGGACCTTGGGGGTCTGGTAAAACATTCCTACTCAAGAGGTTAAAAC AAACAATGAGAGGAATGGCACGAGGCTATCGCATCAGTAGGGCCAAACTATGGAGTGAATTTAAGCTGCTCTTACGGATAATATTCTTCCTCCCTCCGCCACCCACAATGCATTATGACACCAATGAAATGGATTTTGTGTTCGTCAATTTCGAAGCATGGCAATTTGCAGGTTGCGACAAATTATGGGCAGGTATTGTGACTAATCTTGTCAGTAGAGTGGAACGCTATGCTGGGTACTGGAAAACAAGATTTTTTCGAATCGTGGTAAAACAAAGAGAGCTAACATGGCGAAAGACCAAAGATAAAGACAAAAAACTTAAACCAAGGAAAACCATCGGTATTCCAAATTTTGCATGggctgttttcattttgataatacTAATTGTTGGTATTGTGTTGGCCGTTTTAATTGGTACCGGTGAACTGATTATTTCCGACAGTTCAGCAAATGCAACTAATTCGACAACAGGAGAAGACGAAGGTGCACTAAAGAAGGGATTGGtcgccatagagggcgctatcgCGACCGTTCTTGGTGGTGCCGTTATCATTAACATCAAGAATGTAGGCAATGGAGTTATGACATTCTCCCGCTCTCAGAAAAGTAAGATTGAAGGTATGGTCAACAAACCAGACATTCAAGGTAAATTGGGATTTATGGCCGGCGTCAAGAAAGAAGTCTTAATTGCAGCTCGGCTCATCAGCTGGATATCTCGGTACAGGGAGGTACCTATACGAATCGTTATCAGTGTCGACGACCTCGACAGAGTTGACAGGAAAAAGGCTGTCGAAGTCATTGAAGCCATAACCGTCTTGCTGTCAGACGAAAACTCTCCCTTTATTTGCATCCTTGCAGTAGATCCAAGAATCATTAGTGAGGCCATTGAGGATAGTCTTGGCAATATCTCAAAGAACGCCTACGTCACGGGACAGGAGTATCTCAAGAAATTCATCCAGGTTACATTTTGTATCCCTCCTATGACAACCAGGTCGAAACAGAAGTTCCTGGAACACTTGAAGGTAGAGGCGCGTACCAGATTAGCTGATGAAAATTTgagtgatgataatgatgacgatgacgacgacgacgacgacaatagTGATGGAGAGAAGACGAAGGGGAAATCTTCGCAAAAGTCGAGCGATCGTGACGTACGGCCATTTACATGCTGGTCTGGGAATAAGAGTGAAGATTTAACTGAAGTCATCGTTGATTGCGATATGTACATGGAGGATTTACTGAAAGAGTTCAGAGATTTGTCCATTCTACATTACATGCAAGGAAACCCAAGAACCATCAAAAGAATCTTCAACCTCCTTTGTCTCACAGCACACATGGTCAAAGTCAGTGGCGGCCCGAAATTTCTACCACGTGATATGGTACTGTGGACCGTATTGGTGGACCAGTGGCCATATCGGACCAATCAGATGATTCATTGCATCGAAGACAACATCCAGAGACAGGAACTTGGCATCCAGGCAGAGAAGATTACACAATCTCTGAAACTGAAAGAAGTCTTGAAACTGGTGAAAGACAGGTTACAAAAACCGAAGGACTGGCAGATGTTGATGGCCCTCGATAAGGATCCTGAAATGCTTGTACGATTTCTTTCAACTGAGATGAAGCACTTCGAGGTTCGAGACGCTCTGCAGATTGTACGTCATACACCTCATCTTGATCGATCTATAATGTTCTCAATTGCGCATGCTGAGGccatacatacctgtacatag